A stretch of the Vicia villosa cultivar HV-30 ecotype Madison, WI unplaced genomic scaffold, Vvil1.0 ctg.000283F_1_1, whole genome shotgun sequence genome encodes the following:
- the LOC131626370 gene encoding defensin-like protein 183, whose product MANRISNINSLNIFVILVSFIALQSTQVGATCSKIVGRCAVQNCAATCRNFPGTDGGFYSCGYFDLCTCFFDKTPPKEDGEQRPCNAGLQLCDATCDSNCCKSKCTEIYKNYVNPTGDCVRAFQNTHCICYYDM is encoded by the exons ATGGCTAACCGCATCTCAAacataaactctctgaacatcttTGTTATCTTGGTTTCTTTCATCGCGT TGCAATCAACACAAGTAGGAGCTACTTGTTCAAAAATTGTGGGGAGATGTGCAGTACAAAACTGCGCTGCAACTTGTAGAAACTTTCCAGGTACTGATGGTGGCTTCTATTCATGTGGATACTTTGACTTGTGCACTTGTTTTTTCGATAAGACACCTCCTAAAGAAGATGGAGAACAACGACCTTGCAATGCGGGGCTACAACTTTGCGATGCTACGTGTGATTCAAATTGCTGCAAATCAAAGTGTACTGAAATATACAAAAATTATGTTAATCCTACTGGGGATTGTGTTCGAGCGTTTCAGAATACTCATTGCATTTGTTActatgatatgtga